A single region of the Paraburkholderia megapolitana genome encodes:
- a CDS encoding MFS transporter, with protein sequence METSLDKRAMASGGTAPASVPAGGPAAKVQRTVYSVLGAISFSHLLNDMIQSLILAIYPMLKSNFSLSFGQIGLITLTYQITASMLQPLVGSYTDKHPKPYSLPVGMGFTLVGLLLMSVAPSFGVLLIAAALVGCGSSVFHPESSRVARMASGGQHGLAQSLFQVGGNAGSSLGPLLAALIVIPHGQRSIAWFSLAALVGMVILTQIGRWYKQNPLVKKARAQVGHATLSRRQVMLAMSVLVMLVFSKYFYLASINSYFTFYLIDKFHLPVQAAQIHLFVFLAAVAAGTIIGGPIGDRIGRKYVIWVSILGVAPFTLLLPYANLFWTGVLTVVIGVVLASAFSAILVYAQELIPGKVGMIAGLFFGFAFGLGGIGAAVLGQLADATSIEYVYKVCSFLPLLGMLTILLPDLEKKAKA encoded by the coding sequence ATGGAAACGAGTCTCGACAAACGCGCGATGGCAAGCGGCGGCACCGCTCCCGCAAGCGTGCCCGCCGGCGGCCCGGCGGCGAAGGTGCAGCGCACCGTCTATTCGGTGCTCGGTGCGATCAGCTTCTCGCACCTGCTCAACGACATGATCCAGTCGCTGATCCTCGCGATCTACCCGATGCTGAAGAGCAATTTTTCGCTCTCGTTCGGGCAGATCGGCTTGATCACGCTGACCTACCAGATCACGGCATCGATGCTGCAACCGCTGGTCGGCAGTTACACCGATAAACACCCGAAACCCTATTCGTTGCCGGTCGGCATGGGCTTCACGCTGGTGGGGCTGCTGCTGATGTCAGTGGCGCCGAGTTTCGGCGTGTTGCTGATTGCGGCGGCGCTGGTCGGCTGCGGGTCGTCGGTATTTCATCCGGAATCGTCGCGGGTGGCGCGCATGGCGTCGGGCGGACAGCACGGTCTCGCACAGTCGCTGTTCCAGGTGGGCGGCAACGCCGGATCGTCGCTCGGACCGCTGCTCGCCGCACTGATCGTGATTCCGCATGGCCAGCGCAGCATTGCGTGGTTCTCGCTGGCGGCGCTGGTCGGCATGGTCATCCTGACGCAGATCGGCCGCTGGTATAAACAGAATCCGCTGGTCAAGAAAGCGCGCGCGCAGGTCGGTCACGCGACGCTGTCGCGCAGGCAGGTCATGCTCGCCATGAGCGTGCTCGTGATGCTGGTGTTTTCGAAGTACTTCTATCTCGCGAGTATCAACAGCTACTTCACGTTCTATCTGATCGACAAGTTCCATCTGCCGGTGCAGGCGGCGCAGATTCATCTGTTCGTGTTTCTCGCGGCGGTGGCGGCGGGTACGATCATCGGCGGTCCGATCGGTGACCGGATCGGGCGCAAGTATGTGATCTGGGTGTCGATTCTCGGTGTCGCGCCGTTCACGCTGCTGCTGCCGTATGCGAATCTGTTCTGGACCGGTGTATTGACTGTCGTGATCGGTGTCGTGCTGGCCTCAGCGTTCTCGGCGATTCTCGTGTACGCGCAGGAACTGATTCCGGGCAAGGTCGGGATGATCGCGGGGTTGTTCTTCGGCTTCGCGTTCGGGCTCGGCGGGATTGGCGCCGCGGTGCTTGGGCAGCTCGCCGATGCGACCAGTATCGAGTATGTCTACAAGGTATGTTCGTTCCTGCCGCTGCTCGGCATGCTGACGATATTGCTGCCCGATCTTGAGAAGAAGGCGAAGGCTTAA
- a CDS encoding propionate--CoA ligase yields MPSYRDFHRRSIEDPEAFWREEAKRIHWETPFDTVLDRSNPPFARWFVGGRTNLCHNAVDRHLADRPQQNALIYVSTETGIERRYTYTELHAEINRMAAAMRSLGVKRGDRVLIYLPMIPEAVFAMLACARLGAIHSVVFGGFAAPNLAARIDDAQPVLIVTADAGARGGKVIDYTPLVDEALARATHKPPHVLLIDRQLAPERLNASYLIDYEPLREQFFDAHVPCEWLESSEPSYVLYTSGTTGRPKGVQRDVGGYAVALAASMEYIFEGRPGDTMFTASDIGWVVGHSYIIYAPLLAGLTTVMYEGTPVRPDGGVWWRLVEQHRINLMFTAPTAIRVLKKQDPALLKQSDLSSLRTLFLAGEPLDEPTASWIGDALGKPVVDNYWQTETGWPMLAIQRGVEVLPPKLGSPGMPVYGYDLTLRNEDTGEPCAPGEKGVITLGYPLPPGCMATVWHDDARFVDTYWSSVPNQHVYSTFDWGVQDEGGYVTILGRTDDVINIAGHRLGTREIEEALSSHAAVAEVAVVGVTDALKGQVALAFVVLRDAGGYATDDARSKLEADLVKTVDRQLGAIARPARVHVVAMLPKTRSGKLLRRAIAALAEGRDPGDLPTIEDPVALQQVREALDTPRG; encoded by the coding sequence ATGCCCTCGTACCGCGATTTCCACCGCCGCTCGATCGAAGATCCCGAAGCGTTCTGGCGCGAAGAGGCCAAACGCATCCATTGGGAAACGCCATTCGATACGGTGCTCGACCGCTCGAATCCACCATTTGCGCGCTGGTTCGTCGGCGGGCGCACCAACCTCTGTCACAACGCCGTCGACCGGCATCTCGCCGATCGTCCGCAGCAAAACGCGCTGATCTACGTATCGACGGAAACCGGTATCGAGCGCCGCTATACGTACACGGAGCTGCACGCCGAAATCAACCGGATGGCCGCCGCGATGCGCTCGCTCGGTGTGAAGCGCGGCGACCGCGTGCTGATCTATCTGCCGATGATCCCCGAAGCCGTCTTCGCGATGCTCGCCTGCGCGCGGCTCGGTGCGATTCATTCGGTCGTGTTCGGCGGGTTCGCTGCGCCGAATCTGGCCGCGCGCATCGACGACGCGCAGCCCGTGCTGATCGTCACCGCCGATGCCGGCGCACGCGGCGGCAAGGTGATCGACTACACGCCGCTCGTCGACGAGGCGCTCGCCCGCGCCACGCACAAACCGCCGCATGTGCTGCTGATCGACCGGCAGCTCGCGCCCGAGCGTCTCAACGCCAGCTACCTCATCGACTACGAGCCGCTGCGCGAACAGTTTTTCGATGCGCATGTGCCGTGCGAGTGGCTCGAATCGAGTGAACCGTCGTACGTGCTCTATACCTCGGGCACGACGGGGCGGCCCAAGGGGGTGCAACGCGATGTCGGCGGCTATGCGGTAGCGCTCGCGGCATCGATGGAATACATCTTCGAGGGGCGGCCCGGCGACACGATGTTTACCGCGTCGGACATCGGCTGGGTGGTCGGCCATAGCTACATCATCTACGCGCCGCTGCTCGCGGGGCTCACCACGGTGATGTACGAAGGCACACCGGTGCGTCCGGACGGCGGCGTGTGGTGGCGGCTCGTCGAGCAACACCGCATCAACCTGATGTTCACCGCGCCGACCGCGATCCGCGTGCTCAAGAAACAGGACCCGGCGCTGCTGAAGCAGTCCGATCTGTCGAGCCTGCGCACGCTCTTTCTGGCTGGCGAACCGCTCGATGAACCGACTGCCTCGTGGATCGGCGACGCGCTCGGCAAGCCAGTGGTCGACAACTACTGGCAGACCGAAACCGGCTGGCCGATGCTCGCGATCCAGCGCGGCGTCGAAGTCCTGCCACCCAAGCTCGGCTCACCGGGCATGCCGGTGTACGGCTACGATCTGACGCTTCGCAACGAAGACACCGGCGAGCCCTGCGCACCCGGCGAAAAAGGCGTCATCACGCTTGGCTATCCGCTACCGCCCGGCTGCATGGCAACGGTATGGCATGACGACGCGCGCTTCGTCGATACGTACTGGTCGAGCGTGCCGAACCAGCACGTGTATTCGACCTTCGACTGGGGTGTGCAGGATGAAGGCGGCTACGTGACGATCCTCGGCCGCACCGACGATGTGATCAACATCGCCGGTCACCGGCTCGGCACGCGCGAAATCGAAGAGGCGCTATCGAGCCATGCGGCCGTCGCGGAAGTCGCCGTAGTTGGCGTGACGGATGCGTTGAAGGGGCAAGTTGCACTCGCGTTCGTGGTGCTACGCGACGCCGGTGGTTACGCAACCGACGATGCCCGCAGCAAGCTCGAAGCCGATCTTGTGAAGACTGTGGATCGCCAGCTCGGCGCAATCGCGCGGCCGGCACGCGTGCATGTCGTGGCGATGCTGCCGAAAACCCGCTCGGGCAAGCTATTACGCCGCGCGATCGCGGCGCTCGCAGAAGGCCGCGATCCCGGCGATCTGCCGACCATCGAAGATCCGGTCGCGCTGCAGCAGGTGCGCGAGGCACTCGATACCCCGCGCGGCTAG